The following are encoded in a window of Sphingobacteriaceae bacterium genomic DNA:
- a CDS encoding sugar transferase, which produces MGKKGSFIKRFTDILISILTIVITSPVLILAAIAIKLESRGPVLFKHERTGYNGQKFLMYKFRGMVKNALELGPELTQVNDPRITKVGKILRRTSIDEIPQVINVLKGEMSIVGPRPEITSITSKYTEEQRKIFEFIPGITGYSQINGRQRLTPEQRVKMEVDYYTQANVFTDFIVLLKTFEAIATNHGNL; this is translated from the coding sequence ATGGGTAAGAAGGGAAGTTTTATAAAGAGATTCACAGATATATTAATTTCTATATTAACAATTGTTATAACTTCGCCGGTATTAATTCTTGCCGCAATTGCTATTAAATTAGAATCCAGAGGACCTGTATTATTTAAACATGAACGCACCGGCTATAATGGTCAAAAATTCCTCATGTACAAATTCAGAGGGATGGTAAAGAATGCCCTAGAACTTGGACCGGAATTAACGCAAGTTAACGATCCTAGAATCACAAAGGTTGGCAAAATCCTTCGAAGAACTAGTATCGACGAAATCCCTCAAGTTATAAATGTACTTAAAGGTGAGATGAGTATTGTGGGTCCCCGCCCTGAAATTACTTCAATCACTTCAAAATACACTGAAGAACAAAGAAAGATTTTTGAATTCATACCAGGGATTACCGGATATTCCCAAATAAATGGCAGGCAGCGGTTAACGCCAGAACAGCGTGTAAAAATGGAGGTTGATTACTATACTCAAGCTAATGTTTTTACTGATTTTATAGTACTTCTCAAAACGTTTGAGGCGATTGCTACAAATCACGGAAATCTTTAA
- a CDS encoding class I SAM-dependent methyltransferase, which translates to MVSESEEIIRRYERRKLIPEGRYSPLNASTYMSEQEKERALIKMIKREKLEPLGNKRLLEIGCGTGINLLQLIRLGFQSSNLFANDILAERLMEAKKRLPNQVSFFEGNILNQNFDDEVFDIVFQSMVFSSILDRDFKKKLALKMWNWTKPGGGILWYDFIYNNPRNKDVKGVSLSEINDLFPVQNVNFYRLTLAPPISRILTKVHPILYSVFSSLYFLRTHILCFVKKPS; encoded by the coding sequence ATCGTGTCAGAATCTGAAGAAATAATTCGCCGCTACGAACGCAGAAAGCTAATACCGGAAGGCAGGTATAGTCCATTAAACGCCTCCACGTATATGAGTGAACAAGAAAAAGAGCGTGCTTTAATAAAGATGATTAAACGTGAAAAATTAGAACCATTGGGTAATAAGCGTTTATTGGAAATTGGATGCGGAACGGGAATTAACCTCCTCCAGCTGATTAGGCTTGGTTTCCAATCCTCAAATCTTTTTGCTAATGATATTCTTGCGGAACGATTGATGGAAGCAAAAAAAAGGCTACCAAATCAAGTGTCCTTTTTTGAGGGCAATATCCTAAATCAAAACTTTGATGACGAGGTTTTTGATATTGTTTTCCAATCAATGGTATTTTCTTCAATACTCGATAGAGACTTTAAAAAAAAGCTTGCACTAAAAATGTGGAATTGGACGAAGCCAGGCGGTGGTATTTTATGGTACGACTTTATTTATAACAATCCGCGAAATAAAGATGTCAAGGGAGTTTCTTTGAGCGAAATCAATGATCTCTTTCCTGTTCAAAATGTTAATTTTTATAGGCTGACTTTAGCACCACCAATTAGTCGTATACTAACCAAAGTTCACCCGATTCTATATTCTGTTTTTAGTTCACTTTATTTTTTACGAACTCATATATTATGCTTTGTTAAAAAACCAAGCTGA
- a CDS encoding glycosyltransferase family 2 protein, giving the protein MKKIVSEPIISVIIPCRNEEKYIGECLISLLNQENVKDKIEILVVDGMSTDNTRNIVHNISMDNPQVILVDNPQFLTPHALNSGIKNAKGKFIAILGAHADYSSDYLATCLELAKQHPEVSCVGGPIISKGRTPFAKAAALAMSSIIGVGNAKHRFPDYEGYAEMACFPVFRRDVFDKYGLYDESLIRNQDDEFCFRITKSGGKVFISPKAKSSYFVRESPLALFKQYYNYGFWRVAVLMKHKIPISYRQQIPILFYLTVIILVILGLVLNDLILGMLLPALYLAAIIVCSIPIFINNQLNAAVWFPVAVIVLHLSYAAGFFIGIIKFIIIDKLFK; this is encoded by the coding sequence TTGAAAAAGATTGTGTCAGAACCCATTATTTCAGTCATTATTCCATGTAGGAACGAAGAAAAATACATTGGTGAATGTTTGATATCTCTGCTTAATCAAGAAAATGTTAAAGATAAAATAGAAATATTAGTTGTCGATGGCATGAGCACGGATAACACGAGAAATATTGTTCACAATATTTCGATGGATAATCCGCAAGTGATACTTGTCGATAATCCCCAATTTTTAACTCCGCATGCATTGAATAGTGGCATTAAGAATGCTAAAGGAAAATTTATCGCAATCCTCGGCGCCCATGCTGATTATTCATCAGATTATCTTGCAACATGTTTAGAATTGGCGAAGCAACATCCTGAGGTTTCATGCGTTGGCGGGCCAATCATTAGTAAAGGACGAACTCCTTTTGCAAAAGCTGCTGCACTCGCAATGTCAAGTATTATTGGTGTTGGAAATGCAAAGCACAGATTTCCTGACTACGAAGGATATGCCGAGATGGCTTGTTTCCCTGTTTTTAGAAGGGATGTTTTTGATAAATATGGTTTATATGATGAATCTTTAATCCGCAATCAGGACGATGAATTTTGTTTTCGAATCACAAAGAGCGGAGGCAAAGTTTTCATTTCGCCCAAAGCTAAGAGCAGCTATTTTGTTCGAGAATCTCCATTGGCCTTATTTAAGCAGTATTATAATTATGGTTTTTGGAGAGTAGCTGTTCTGATGAAACACAAAATTCCCATTTCATACCGACAACAGATCCCAATATTATTTTATTTGACCGTTATTATTTTGGTTATTCTCGGTCTTGTTTTGAATGATTTAATTCTTGGTATGTTACTTCCCGCGCTTTACCTAGCAGCAATTATTGTGTGTAGTATTCCAATATTTATCAATAATCAATTAAACGCTGCTGTTTGGTTTCCGGTAGCTGTTATAGTTTTGCACCTTTCATATGCTGCTGGATTTTTTATAGGCATAATCAAATTTATAATTATAGATAAACTATTTAAATAG
- a CDS encoding glycosyltransferase family 9 protein, which translates to MIAKINNIYRIIPYRNSKKVVLISLHKIGDTVFSFPTIRFFYEKYAEDLTIMCLESTKPLYDLLNIKLNITPMDYNDFYFGGRIAGFKLRKLLRTLRPRIIIDITGEINSVSLFYLNSRAEMIYGRCSMYLKPFYDKYVFKEERPTLLDRIFDVVRFFNSEAKIGDYQIKQQIKHSVNKICIHPFAGWEAKEWNLNKFIKVAEHLSKIYTCKFISEPNRIPIDVIYQIKEIHAELTITHSLDELIAQIRDCDLFIGNDSGPVNIASYLGKKTFIIFGPVNPLYCLDGDTNVQFIVKKLRCSPIGAEHYCFTNAGREGCPTFECMNQLSVQDVLKAITSLINK; encoded by the coding sequence TTGATTGCCAAGATAAATAATATTTATAGGATTATCCCTTACAGGAATTCTAAGAAAGTTGTACTAATCTCCCTTCATAAAATTGGTGATACCGTTTTCTCTTTTCCAACTATTCGTTTTTTTTATGAGAAATATGCTGAAGACTTGACAATTATGTGTTTAGAATCGACAAAGCCATTATATGATTTACTTAATATTAAATTAAATATCACTCCTATGGATTATAATGATTTCTATTTTGGCGGGAGGATCGCAGGCTTTAAATTAAGAAAACTTCTTAGAACATTAAGACCAAGGATTATTATAGATATCACTGGAGAGATAAATTCCGTTTCACTTTTTTATCTAAATAGTAGAGCAGAAATGATATATGGTCGATGTTCAATGTATCTTAAACCATTTTACGACAAATACGTTTTTAAGGAGGAACGACCAACATTGCTCGACAGAATTTTCGATGTAGTAAGGTTTTTCAACTCTGAGGCGAAAATAGGTGACTATCAAATTAAGCAACAAATTAAGCATTCAGTAAACAAAATTTGCATTCATCCATTTGCCGGTTGGGAAGCTAAGGAATGGAATTTGAATAAATTTATTAAAGTAGCAGAACATTTATCAAAAATCTACACTTGTAAATTTATCTCAGAACCAAACCGCATCCCAATTGATGTCATATATCAAATTAAAGAAATTCATGCCGAATTAACTATTACTCATTCTCTTGATGAGTTAATAGCTCAAATAAGAGATTGTGATTTATTTATCGGAAATGATAGCGGACCCGTAAATATTGCCTCATATCTGGGTAAAAAGACTTTTATAATATTTGGTCCTGTTAATCCACTTTATTGTTTAGACGGAGATACGAATGTACAATTTATCGTAAAAAAGCTAAGGTGTTCACCTATTGGAGCAGAACATTACTGTTTCACTAACGCCGGAAGAGAAGGCTGCCCCACATTTGAATGCATGAATCAATTAAGTGTGCAGGATGTGCTTAAGGCCATCACTTCATTAATTAATAAATAA
- a CDS encoding glycosyltransferase family 4 protein — MNLLVIVQDYPDESDNQRFGYVHTRNKYYVEIGIDVLVLAFDAKKEYVFENITITNLRFFKRNYDIGMFDAIVSHAPNLRNHLRFLYFYTKSKKIFFFVHGHEVLKQSNYYPEPFPFIRSKLFYLARIFRDIYDAIKLAAFKKYFTKNLKSERVKLIFVSEWMKSEFKSNIKIDDNLLENNSLIIHNAAAKEFLNQDYNYAAEEKFKIITIRQFDNPKYAIDLVLKAANENPQFEFHVFGKGIFFKYYSIPDNLKIFNSYFIHQEIPGLLNQYTAAFMPTRLDSQGVMMCEMATFGIPLITSDIPICREMLKEFSNVFFIKNDTDHIFFDDILEKINPNSRINKDKFSFENTILKEVKFFHKVLFNTDSIVNKK, encoded by the coding sequence ATGAATTTACTAGTAATAGTTCAGGACTATCCGGACGAATCCGATAATCAACGATTCGGATACGTTCATACACGTAACAAATATTATGTTGAAATAGGCATAGACGTTCTTGTATTAGCGTTTGATGCGAAAAAAGAATACGTCTTTGAAAATATCACTATTACAAATTTAAGATTCTTTAAAAGAAATTATGATATAGGAATGTTTGACGCAATCGTATCTCACGCGCCAAATTTACGCAACCATTTAAGATTTTTATATTTTTATACAAAATCAAAAAAAATTTTCTTCTTTGTTCACGGACATGAAGTATTAAAACAATCTAACTATTACCCTGAACCATTTCCATTCATCAGAAGCAAACTATTCTATTTAGCAAGAATTTTTAGGGACATTTATGACGCTATTAAGCTTGCTGCCTTCAAAAAATATTTTACTAAAAACCTAAAAAGTGAACGCGTTAAATTGATTTTTGTGAGCGAATGGATGAAAAGTGAATTTAAAAGTAATATAAAAATTGATGATAATCTTCTAGAAAATAATTCCCTTATTATTCATAACGCTGCCGCAAAGGAATTTCTTAATCAAGACTATAATTACGCAGCGGAAGAAAAATTTAAAATAATAACTATAAGACAATTTGATAACCCCAAATATGCAATAGATCTAGTTTTGAAGGCCGCCAATGAAAATCCTCAATTCGAATTTCATGTATTCGGGAAAGGTATCTTTTTTAAATATTACTCAATACCGGACAATTTGAAAATTTTCAATTCGTATTTTATCCATCAAGAAATTCCAGGATTATTAAATCAGTATACTGCAGCATTTATGCCAACTCGGTTGGATTCACAGGGAGTAATGATGTGTGAAATGGCAACATTTGGTATTCCTTTGATTACTTCTGATATTCCAATTTGCCGCGAAATGCTAAAAGAATTTTCAAATGTTTTTTTTATTAAAAATGATACTGATCATATATTTTTTGACGATATTCTAGAGAAAATTAATCCCAATTCTCGAATAAATAAAGATAAATTCTCATTCGAAAATACAATTTTGAAGGAGGTTAAATTTTTCCATAAGGTGCTCTTTAACACTGATTCCATTGTTAATAAAAAATAA
- a CDS encoding class I SAM-dependent methyltransferase, which produces MIGKPLFDPNVVHLIRQDYKVVKCKSCQFYYVHPKIDLSLNEWSELYGNEYFLELNEWYKEERLKDIKSRLSRMISYKHTHDKANFLDLGCGEGLALIESLKKKWNAFGCDISDNRTQDAKQNDIFFELSDLISAHYPNDFFDFIHMDSVLEHLINPVDYLKELNRIMKKGGIIYIGVPNENSLFDNFRQLAFKFIGKAKFSAKLRPFETPFHIGGFTEKSLRIIASIADFEVVEIKNFATHFEFRKYPSNSKSFWVHFLTLPIDIFSIPLKMEKYYSAYFRKIK; this is translated from the coding sequence GTGATTGGGAAACCATTATTCGATCCAAATGTTGTTCATTTAATAAGACAGGATTATAAAGTTGTAAAGTGTAAATCATGTCAATTCTACTATGTTCACCCAAAAATCGATTTGTCCCTTAACGAGTGGTCAGAACTTTATGGTAATGAATATTTTCTGGAATTAAATGAATGGTATAAAGAAGAAAGATTGAAAGATATTAAATCACGGCTTAGTAGGATGATCTCATATAAACATACGCATGATAAGGCAAATTTTTTAGATTTGGGGTGTGGTGAGGGCCTGGCATTAATCGAATCACTAAAAAAAAAGTGGAACGCGTTTGGTTGTGATATTTCAGACAATAGGACTCAGGATGCAAAGCAAAATGATATATTTTTTGAATTAAGTGATTTAATAAGTGCCCACTATCCAAATGATTTCTTTGATTTTATTCACATGGATTCAGTTCTAGAACACTTAATCAACCCCGTTGACTATCTCAAAGAATTAAATAGAATCATGAAAAAAGGTGGAATAATTTATATCGGTGTACCCAATGAAAATAGTCTTTTTGATAATTTTAGACAATTAGCCTTTAAATTTATTGGGAAAGCTAAATTTTCGGCAAAACTAAGACCATTCGAGACACCTTTTCATATAGGTGGTTTCACAGAAAAATCATTAAGGATAATTGCAAGTATAGCAGACTTTGAAGTAGTCGAGATCAAAAATTTTGCAACACATTTTGAATTTAGGAAATATCCTTCTAACAGTAAATCATTCTGGGTTCATTTTTTAACTCTGCCCATAGATATTTTTTCTATCCCGCTAAAAATGGAAAAATATTACAGTGCATATTTCAGAAAGATTAAGTGA
- a CDS encoding O-antigen ligase family protein, translated as MIDVYNTGFVLFLIEGTIVRYGGIYENPNYVGLLLLITIPINIALLFGKYKETHPAKIGLLLLLVISVILLLISNSRSSMIGTLVASAVTIAFINRKVFVRFISILALSLVILFFVSEIQDYLSLFLRLERAGNREYFWNAGLEIISDHPYFGVGPELFDRYFFTHMPSLANQLYESSVWSVGRPHPHNFFLLFAAENGVMGFLSAICFFILFFYFAIKTLSIVKHKKLDEYLIVVSSLGIGIGILIRSFFEVTGIITYGFITRDLPFWILFIIILHINKKYSYSIQE; from the coding sequence TTGATTGATGTATATAATACTGGCTTTGTGCTCTTTTTAATTGAGGGTACGATTGTCAGATATGGTGGTATTTATGAAAACCCAAACTACGTGGGATTGCTATTGTTAATAACAATACCAATCAATATCGCTTTATTGTTTGGAAAGTATAAAGAGACACATCCTGCAAAGATTGGCTTACTTCTTCTTTTAGTTATTTCAGTAATTCTCTTGTTGATTTCAAATTCACGTTCAAGCATGATCGGCACATTAGTTGCCTCTGCAGTAACAATCGCTTTCATTAATAGAAAAGTATTTGTCAGATTCATAAGCATTTTGGCTTTAAGCTTGGTCATATTGTTTTTTGTTAGTGAAATTCAAGATTATTTATCCTTGTTTTTGAGATTAGAAAGAGCAGGAAATAGAGAATATTTTTGGAATGCTGGCTTAGAAATAATTTCTGACCACCCCTATTTTGGTGTAGGTCCTGAGCTTTTTGATAGGTATTTCTTCACTCATATGCCTTCATTAGCAAATCAACTATATGAATCTAGTGTATGGTCGGTTGGCAGGCCGCATCCGCATAATTTCTTTTTACTCTTTGCAGCAGAAAATGGAGTAATGGGTTTTTTGAGCGCGATTTGTTTTTTCATTTTATTTTTTTATTTCGCCATCAAAACCCTATCCATAGTTAAGCACAAAAAACTAGATGAATATTTAATTGTTGTTTCTTCACTTGGAATTGGGATTGGAATCTTGATCAGATCTTTTTTTGAAGTAACCGGAATAATTACTTATGGATTTATTACTAGAGACTTACCATTTTGGATACTATTTATAATAATCCTCCATATTAATAAAAAATATTCTTACTCAATTCAAGAGTAA
- a CDS encoding polysaccharide biosynthesis C-terminal domain-containing protein, with the protein MNKKFTSTIAGASILITSVGLLSRGFGFLREIIFAAYFGLGIDFEIYLIASVIPVTINTVLLYLGQNYYIPIHARIKNEGIKNETELFIRVIISFFLGGIVLGILLFALSDYLLTIYLSGANPAKIKTALIIFRILIITLPLNAAISILSAHLQAQRKFSIPALAQLFTNFSVIIFVPLLSNGIGIVIIPTAYLIGSFVQLIFLIIKIKNTLSLDKSKIFRDSFSHFKIYSSKSLLLIIVIEILGQFYLIIDRYFYDKVEPGGIAALNYAITVYYLPIAILSVALSTAIFPSFSEHLQNKSSEEFVTKVNNSLSVNTFLFSPIFILLFFYGNILIKLFFQRGNFSLVDTQMTFSALQYFSLSVIFYSIYAILNKILYGARLIEHLLIISLIGIIIKLVFNYILVGSMKHNGLALSSSLSYTFICLISVLVLSRKFKIPLHVILGKNAIVSIINSIFSYFITLIIVAPFLLDNFLDTIVRIFLFVAIYLFNAYCLRDHSIFLLKEAWISYKKS; encoded by the coding sequence ATGAATAAGAAATTCACTTCAACCATTGCAGGTGCCTCAATTCTAATAACAAGTGTTGGGTTGCTATCAAGAGGATTTGGATTTTTAAGGGAAATAATATTTGCCGCCTATTTTGGGCTAGGAATAGATTTCGAAATATATCTTATTGCTTCCGTGATACCTGTGACCATTAACACAGTTCTTTTATATTTAGGCCAAAATTATTATATACCAATTCATGCCCGAATTAAGAATGAAGGCATAAAGAATGAAACCGAATTATTTATTAGAGTAATAATTTCATTTTTTCTAGGAGGCATCGTTCTTGGGATTCTTCTATTCGCCCTGTCTGATTATTTATTAACCATCTATTTAAGCGGAGCGAATCCAGCAAAAATAAAAACTGCCTTGATCATATTTCGAATTTTAATAATTACTTTACCTTTAAATGCGGCTATTTCTATACTGTCTGCGCACCTTCAAGCCCAAAGAAAGTTTTCAATTCCTGCACTTGCACAACTTTTCACTAATTTTTCTGTTATCATTTTTGTTCCTTTACTAAGCAATGGAATAGGTATAGTCATTATTCCAACTGCATACCTGATTGGGAGCTTTGTTCAATTGATCTTTTTGATTATAAAGATTAAGAACACACTTTCACTAGATAAAAGCAAAATTTTCAGAGACTCCTTTTCGCATTTTAAGATTTATAGTAGTAAGAGTTTACTCCTGATAATCGTGATTGAAATTCTTGGACAATTTTATTTAATAATAGACAGATATTTCTATGATAAAGTTGAGCCAGGTGGTATAGCTGCATTAAATTATGCCATTACAGTCTATTATTTACCCATAGCAATTTTATCAGTCGCATTATCAACAGCAATTTTTCCTTCTTTTTCAGAACATTTGCAAAACAAAAGTTCTGAGGAATTTGTGACTAAAGTTAATAATTCATTGAGTGTTAACACATTTTTATTTTCTCCAATTTTTATTCTGTTATTTTTTTATGGTAATATATTAATTAAGCTTTTCTTTCAGAGAGGAAACTTTTCACTTGTTGATACACAAATGACCTTTAGTGCCTTACAATATTTCTCTTTGAGTGTAATATTTTATTCAATTTATGCAATTCTTAATAAAATATTATATGGTGCAAGATTAATTGAACATTTATTAATTATTTCTTTGATCGGAATTATAATAAAACTAGTGTTCAATTATATTCTCGTTGGTTCAATGAAACATAACGGACTTGCTCTAAGTTCCAGTTTATCATATACTTTCATTTGTCTAATTTCAGTGCTTGTTTTGAGCAGGAAATTTAAAATTCCTCTCCATGTCATCCTCGGGAAAAACGCTATTGTTTCTATTATTAATTCAATTTTCAGCTATTTTATTACTTTAATAATAGTTGCTCCATTTTTATTGGATAATTTTCTGGATACGATTGTTCGTATTTTTTTGTTTGTAGCCATTTATCTATTTAATGCTTATTGTCTTAGAGATCACTCAATATTTCTCCTAAAAGAGGCATGGATTTCTTATAAAAAATCATAA
- a CDS encoding class I SAM-dependent methyltransferase: MKKIERRTELVGLIILKNLASNGEKNFLDIGCGEGNCLIEALKRNWNPYGLDITDHRIEKAKDNRIKFFNSNLIDCHFENNFFDIIYMDSVLEHVINPLDYLLEIKRILKKGGVVYIGIPNEDSLLNDFKKTLYRLKSSKLSPRLRPFETPYHVVGFNTRSIETALQIAQLEIRKIRNFACRLEFLRAKPLSKTFFQSLLLLPIYLLAVPIKKEVYLEVYAQNNRT, from the coding sequence ATGAAAAAAATAGAGAGAAGGACAGAATTAGTAGGTTTGATAATCTTGAAAAATTTGGCTTCGAATGGGGAAAAGAATTTTTTGGACATCGGATGCGGCGAAGGAAATTGTTTAATTGAAGCATTAAAAAGAAATTGGAACCCATATGGACTTGATATTACTGATCACAGGATTGAAAAAGCTAAAGACAATAGAATAAAATTTTTTAATTCGAACTTAATTGATTGTCATTTCGAAAATAATTTTTTTGATATTATTTACATGGATTCTGTACTTGAACATGTTATTAATCCGCTTGATTATTTATTAGAAATAAAAAGGATACTGAAAAAGGGCGGAGTTGTTTACATTGGGATTCCGAATGAGGATTCATTATTAAATGATTTTAAAAAGACTCTTTATAGACTAAAATCAAGTAAATTATCTCCTAGACTTAGGCCATTTGAAACACCTTATCATGTCGTTGGTTTTAACACAAGATCTATAGAAACTGCACTTCAGATCGCACAGCTTGAAATAAGAAAAATTCGGAACTTTGCTTGTCGTTTGGAATTTTTAAGAGCTAAGCCACTTTCTAAAACATTCTTTCAATCACTATTATTGTTACCGATTTACCTTCTGGCTGTCCCAATAAAAAAAGAGGTATACCTGGAAGTATATGCTCAGAACAATCGTACCTGA
- a CDS encoding SLBB domain-containing protein: MIVRIIPEYYIDNFIRIEGWVNYPGVYKIKEDQTKLSEIIKEAGGFRKDASIKDASLSRTTGEVDLDPEYERLKLILRADMTDDEYDYLKAKSRQRKGRVVVDFEELFFNNNVSEDVTLKRGDFISVPEAKNYVTLLGQVVNPGNIVYNENYSVEDYIRLAGGFGWRAIESDVRVIKSNTGEWIDDEDVESIEPGDTIWIPEDPPGAKFWDVFTTSLQVLGQVAAVIAATVAVIVATR; encoded by the coding sequence GTGATCGTTCGTATAATTCCCGAATATTATATTGATAACTTTATTCGCATCGAAGGTTGGGTAAATTATCCAGGAGTATATAAAATTAAGGAAGATCAGACAAAATTATCTGAAATAATTAAAGAGGCTGGTGGATTTCGGAAAGATGCATCCATTAAAGATGCTTCATTATCGAGAACAACAGGTGAAGTTGATTTAGACCCCGAATATGAGAGGTTGAAACTTATTCTGCGAGCCGACATGACCGATGACGAGTATGATTATTTAAAGGCAAAATCACGACAACGAAAGGGCAGAGTTGTTGTCGATTTTGAAGAATTATTTTTTAATAATAATGTTAGTGAGGATGTAACTTTAAAACGCGGAGATTTTATTTCAGTTCCCGAAGCAAAAAATTATGTTACACTCTTGGGTCAGGTAGTTAATCCTGGTAATATCGTCTATAATGAAAACTACTCGGTTGAAGATTACATCAGACTTGCGGGAGGGTTTGGTTGGAGAGCCATCGAAAGCGATGTTAGGGTAATCAAATCAAATACCGGTGAATGGATTGACGATGAAGATGTCGAATCAATTGAACCTGGGGATACAATATGGATTCCAGAAGATCCACCAGGTGCTAAGTTTTGGGATGTTTTTACAACATCTTTACAAGTACTTGGTCAAGTTGCAGCAGTTATTGCTGCAACTGTTGCAGTCATTGTGGCAACGAGGTAA
- a CDS encoding SLBB domain-containing protein, which translates to MSFNKTSSFRNIQIKAVNGDIKTFDFLSFLKYGDKKQNPLLNDGDVVFIDKADKVVTISGAVKFPATYDYLEGESVSDLINLAGDYYSMLKLIL; encoded by the coding sequence GTGAGCTTTAACAAAACATCAAGTTTTAGAAATATTCAAATAAAAGCAGTAAATGGTGACATTAAGACTTTTGATTTTTTAAGTTTTTTAAAATATGGAGATAAAAAACAAAACCCGCTTTTAAATGATGGTGATGTTGTTTTCATTGATAAAGCGGATAAAGTTGTTACCATTTCCGGAGCTGTAAAATTTCCCGCAACATATGATTATCTTGAAGGTGAAAGTGTAAGTGACTTGATTAACCTTGCTGGGGACTATTATTCAATGCTAAAACTGATTCTATAG
- a CDS encoding polysaccharide biosynthesis/export family protein yields the protein MKFVILIFLILPYLQIAQTNPDYKEREFQNSKDALKKINMSGVAEASIDPDEYKVGSGENIFISISGIEEVNFNLIVNVENYLFIPKVGGINLRGLTLNHAREKIRSTIEKYYKNVEIFISLGGLKKDKSFCCRRYREAAWLQSLKAILDFLISCLIL from the coding sequence TTGAAGTTCGTAATTTTAATATTTCTTATTCTACCTTATTTACAAATTGCTCAAACAAACCCAGATTATAAGGAAAGAGAATTTCAAAATTCAAAAGATGCTTTAAAAAAGATTAACATGAGTGGAGTTGCTGAGGCCTCTATTGATCCAGATGAATATAAAGTTGGTTCTGGCGAAAATATTTTTATTTCAATCAGCGGTATTGAGGAAGTAAATTTCAATTTAATTGTAAATGTTGAAAATTATTTATTTATCCCTAAAGTTGGGGGAATAAATTTAAGAGGACTAACGCTGAATCACGCGAGGGAAAAGATTAGATCGACGATAGAAAAGTACTATAAGAACGTTGAAATATTTATTTCTCTCGGAGGACTAAAAAAAGATAAAAGTTTTTGCTGTAGGCGATATAGAGAAGCCGCTTGGTTGCAGTCGTTAAAAGCAATACTAGACTTTTTGATTTCTTGCTTGATACTGTGA